In a single window of the Terriglobus roseus genome:
- a CDS encoding MFS transporter, with the protein MPNAAQSSDSSPRRPRRPLDSDGKEGAAFSSRNFRRYQMARLLVIVGAEAQSVAVAWQIYQITHSALFLGYTGLALFLPGIFFVLPAGHAADRYDRKTIIVSCYVLQAFCTALLLYLSLVGTRRVLWIYAILFCIGAGRAFSGPASSAIQPQLVPKGAFVNAMTWGSAIFQVANITGPAIGGLLFAIQFHGRMERWTGSPIVYALTLITMAVFSILVSTLRPRKETTEKKGFSFQTMMDGARYVGRAKLLLGSISLDMFAVLLGGAVSLMPIFAQDILHAGPRGLGILRGAPAIGALCTSITLARRPIRHHAGKLMLVAVGIFGVATIVFGLSKSLPLSLVALFFIGASDNISVIIRQTILQLGTPPEMRGRVSAINWLFLGASNEFGEFESGLTARWLGAVRAVVFGGIGSLVVTGLWSVFFPRLRKVDSLDAEALLAANTAYASSEPID; encoded by the coding sequence CCAGGCGTCCGCTCGACTCTGACGGCAAGGAAGGCGCGGCATTTTCTTCGCGCAACTTCCGCCGCTACCAGATGGCGCGGTTGCTGGTCATCGTTGGTGCAGAGGCGCAGTCTGTCGCGGTTGCTTGGCAGATTTACCAGATCACGCACTCGGCGCTCTTCCTCGGCTATACCGGCCTCGCACTCTTCCTTCCCGGCATCTTCTTCGTGCTGCCAGCAGGTCATGCGGCGGATCGCTACGACCGCAAGACCATCATCGTGTCCTGCTATGTTCTGCAGGCATTCTGCACCGCGCTGCTGCTCTATCTTTCGCTGGTGGGAACGCGGCGTGTGCTGTGGATCTACGCGATCCTCTTCTGTATTGGTGCGGGCCGGGCATTCTCAGGCCCTGCCAGTTCTGCGATCCAGCCGCAACTGGTTCCCAAGGGCGCGTTCGTCAACGCCATGACCTGGGGCTCGGCAATCTTTCAGGTGGCGAATATCACGGGGCCGGCCATTGGCGGGTTGCTTTTCGCCATTCAGTTCCATGGCCGCATGGAACGCTGGACCGGCTCGCCCATCGTATACGCGCTCACGCTGATCACGATGGCGGTCTTCTCGATCCTGGTGAGCACGCTGCGTCCCCGGAAGGAGACGACGGAAAAGAAGGGCTTCAGCTTCCAGACCATGATGGATGGGGCTCGCTACGTCGGCAGGGCGAAGCTGCTGCTGGGATCCATCTCACTGGATATGTTTGCCGTGCTGCTGGGTGGTGCGGTTTCGTTGATGCCCATCTTTGCGCAGGACATCCTGCACGCCGGGCCGCGCGGTCTTGGCATTCTGCGTGGAGCGCCGGCCATCGGTGCTCTGTGCACTTCCATCACGCTGGCGCGGCGACCCATCAGGCATCATGCCGGCAAGCTGATGCTCGTTGCTGTCGGCATCTTTGGCGTGGCGACCATCGTCTTCGGCCTGTCGAAGTCACTGCCGCTCTCGCTGGTGGCGCTGTTCTTCATTGGGGCCAGCGATAACATCTCCGTCATCATCCGGCAGACGATTCTCCAACTGGGCACACCGCCGGAAATGCGTGGCCGTGTCTCTGCCATCAACTGGCTCTTCCTCGGCGCATCCAACGAGTTCGGCGAGTTTGAGAGCGGATTGACGGCTCGCTGGCTTGGAGCGGTACGCGCGGTGGTCTTCGGTGGTATCGGTTCACTCGTGGTCACGGGGCTTTGGAGCGTGTTCTTCCCGCGTCTGCGCAAGGTGGACTCGCTCGATGCCGAGGCACTGCTGGCTGCCAACACGGCCTATGCCTCGAGCGAACCCATCGACTAA